In the genome of Palaemon carinicauda isolate YSFRI2023 chromosome 20, ASM3689809v2, whole genome shotgun sequence, one region contains:
- the LOC137659833 gene encoding uncharacterized protein has protein sequence MANKANGAEDMFNTLMESLNTHDLALGNCRGKSYDNASANSGRYHGLQAKVGEKNNLESWIPCTAHSLNLVGKNGAECCSSALHFFDFLEKLFVFFIISTHWYQLLDEALKKGDSSLTLKRVTTTRWSCRADATRALKPNYEQIKEVLKHIVDDIEEKSLKEYIVSKCDSFHTYEKEGEQLSQSGSAYKARESWQKRHNVRLNPLDYGHAEEVQLSPEHKFSCLSLISLYLLSVNVWKHTNRYQVNLVFFRHVQRFSSDEPCNSAEQLIRLYPDDLDITFKEELCQIVMFANIFTDEQPTHISTELFLYRLVWDMGVQDTSPNIEIALRIYLVLMVTNCSGERSFSKLKLIKNRLRTSMTRKRLVNLTMMSLETDILCELDSNEIISEFVMKKSRK, from the exons ATGGCAAACAAGGCGAATGGTGCTGAAGATATGTTCAATACTTTGATGGAATCTTTAAACACACATGACCTGGCCCTTGGAAACTGCCGTGGAAAAAGCTATGACAATGCATCAGCAAATAGTGGTAGGTACCATGGTCTTCAAGCCAAAGTGGGAGAGAAGAACAATCTTGAATCCTGGATTCCTTGTACAGCACATTCTCTTAACCTGGTTGGTAAAAATGGTGCAGAATGCTGCTCAAGTGCTCTACATTTCTTTGACTTCCTTGAAAAGCTGTTtgtcttttttataatttcaacacATTGGTATCAACTTTTGGATGAGGCTTTAAAAAAAGGTGATTCATCATTGACCCTCAAACGTGTCACAACAACGCGCTGGTCCTGCAGAGCTGATGCAACTAGAGCTCTTAAGCCTAATTATGAGCAGATTAAGGAGGTACTCAAACATATTGTCGATGACATTGAAGAGAAAAG CTTGAAGGAGTATATTGTATCAAAGTGTGACTCCTTCCACACTTATGAAAAAGAAGGTGAACAGCTGTCTCAGTCTGGATCAGCTTATAAGGCTAGAGAATCTTGGCAAAAGCGCCACAATGTGCGTCTTAACCCACTGGATTATGGGCATGCAGAAGAAGTGCAACTCAGCCCAGAACACAAATTTTCTTGCCTATCATTGATCAGTTTATATCTTCTCTCGGTCAACGTCTGGAAGCATACAAACAGATATCAAGTAAATCTAGTTTTTTTTAGACATGTGCAAAGGTTTTCTTCAGATGAACCTTGCAATTCAGCAGAGCAACTTATCAGATTATATCCAGATGACTTGGATATAACATTTAAGGAGGAACTGTGCCAGATTGTCATGTTTGCTAATATATTCACAGATGAGCAGCCAACACATATCAGCACTGAGCTTTTCCTGTATAGACTTGTATGGGACATGGGTGTGCAGGACACTTCCCCAAACATAGAGATAGCTCTacgaatataccttgtcctaatgGTGACAAACTGCAGTGGGGAGCGCTCTTTCTCAAAGCTAAAGTTAATTAAAAACAGGTTACGGACATCTATGACACGGAAACGTCTGGTAAATCTGACTATGATGAGCCTCGAAACAGACATCTTGTGTGAACTGGACTCCAACGAGATCATCAGTGAATTTGTAATGAAAAAATCAAGAAAGTAA